In Mytilus galloprovincialis chromosome 1, xbMytGall1.hap1.1, whole genome shotgun sequence, the following are encoded in one genomic region:
- the LOC143042698 gene encoding putative ferric-chelate reductase 1, with protein sequence MEPSFWMGITTEVVTPEVPVSPLPPSNVTTTIGTTANVPSGTLPTDSECGATKGCFIDCTGNSCNYIVTWRDNGDAVDFELSTKLQDTNNKWIAIGFSSDLKMGDDEVVSCILFGNNTSVLRSFNDGKGNVPVANPAEGLSNYIVKVQDGIFRCSFRKNKRLTRQKRQTSRSLFVDLDNDFNVMFGTGPASSGSLVSIHNENPVVTPGKVDFQSFTVIGDTAKYPLVKVHACLMIIAWIFCTGIAIIAARHYKPVWSKWSWFNQKIWFQIHRTLMVTAMILTVIAFITIFVEVGGYSEVYARPGKEYLPAHPVLGIIVTILCILNPIMSLFRPGPTDKKRPIFNWAHWGVGMVAQILAIITIIFGVELQKSTAPKYTVWVVIGFVIYYVIMEITQKIVDKLFNSQMNKAADMKVEMTLGGSQRSSYNVSLPKLDDKDRSTNKVTLLKKFLLALHVVCSLAFTLALLLLVSLY encoded by the exons ATGGAGCCATCTTTCTGGATGGGAATTACTACAGAAGTAGTTACTCCAGAAGTCCCAGTATCACCTCTGCCACCATCAAATGTAACAACTACAATAGGAACAACAgcaaat GTACCAAGTGGTACCCTTCCAACTGATTCTGAATGTGGAGCTACAAAAGGATGTTTTATAGATTGTACTGGTAACTCTTGTAACTATATTGTAACCTGGAGAGATAATGGTGATGCAGTGGACTTTGAACTGTCAACAAAACTACAAGACACAAACAATAAATGGATTGCCATTGGATTCTCGAGTGACCTAAAAATG GGTGACGATGAAGTCGTTTCCTGCATACTTTTTGGAAATAATACGAGTGTCCTGAGGAGCTTTAACGATGGCAAAGGGAATGTTCCAGTCGCTAAT CCTGCGGAGGGATTATCGAATTACATAGTTAAGGTTCAAGATGGAATTTTCAGATGTAGTTTTAGAAAGAACAAACGATTAACAAGACAAAAGAGGCAAACTTCTAGGTCGTTGTTTGTGGATTTAGACAACGACTTTAATGTTATGTTTGGCACTGGACCAGCTTCATCAG gtAGTCTTGTATCCATACATAATGAGAACCCAGTTGTTACTCCAGGGAAAGTAGATTTTCAGTCGTTTACCGTTATAGGAGATACCGCTAAATACCCATTAGTAAAAGTTCACG CATGTCTGATGATCATTGCTTGGATATTTTGTACTGGAATAGCTATAATAGCTGCGAGGCATTACAAACCCGTATGGTCTAAATGGTCATGGTTTAATCAGAAAATATGGTTTCAG ATTCATAGGACATTGATGGTTACAGCAATGATACTGACGGTTATAgcctttataactatttttgttGAAGTTGGAGGTTACAGTGAG GTGTATGCAAGACCAGGAAAAGAATATCTTCCTGCACATCCAGTTTTAGGAATTATAGTTACCATATTGTGCATTTTGAAT CCAATTATGTCATTGTTTCGTCCTGGCCCAACAGATAAAAAACGCCCAATATTCAACTGGGCTCACTGGGGAGTTGGCATGGTTGCCCAGATTCTAGCCA TTATAACAATAATCTTTGGAGTAGAATTACAGAAGTCAACAGCACCTAAGTATACAGTATGGGTTGTTATTGGCTTTGTTATCTACTATGTCATTATGGAGATTACTCAGAAAATCGTGGACAAATTATTCAACAGTCAAATGAATAAAG CTGCAGACATGAAAGTTGAAATGACACTGGGTGGTTCTCAACGGAGTTCATATAATGTATCTCTACCAAAGTTAGATGATAAAGACAGGAGTACTAACAAg GTTACCTTGCTGAAAAAATTCCTGCTTGCTTTACATGTAGTGTGTTCTTTGGCGTTCACCTTAGCCCTTCTGTTGTTGGTGTCTTTGTATTAA